GCGCTGCGGCACGTCACGCACGCCGTCGGCAACGTCGACGAGGCCGAGACGGCGGTCGGCACCCGCGATCCGCACGCCGCGGCGAAGGCGCTGCGCGAGGAGCACGGCGTCGCCGCCGCCGTCGTCAAGCAGGGCCCGAAGGGCGTCCTCGCGGTCGACGACACCGGCGAGCACGAGGTCGCGCCGATCCTCGTCGACGTGCTCAACGGTCTCGGCGCCGGCGACGCGTTCGGCGGTGCGCTGTGCCATCAGCTGCTCGACGGGCGCAGCCTCGGCGAGGCCGTGCGGTTCGCCAACGCGGCCGGCGCGATCGTCGCGACCCGCCTGGCCTGCTCCGACGCCATGCCGACGACGGCCGAGGTGGCCGCGTTCCTGGAGGCCGCAGATGTCCGCTGACCAGCTGCGCGCGATCGTCGAGACGCGCATCCACCGGCCGGAGGCGATCGCCGCGGCGGCCGCCGCCCGCAAGCGACCGGCGTCGCTGCTCGGCCCGACCGGCAAGCTCATGGTCATCGCGGCCGACCACCCGGCCCGCGGCGCCCTGCGGGCCGGACGCGACGCGCTGGCGATGGCCGACCGTGGCGAGCTGCTGGACCGCCTGGTCGTCGCGCTGAGCCGGCCCGGCGTCAACGGCGTGCTCGCGACCGCCGACGTGCTCGAGGACCTGCTGCTGCTCGGCGCCCTGGACGACAAGGTCGTGGTCGGCTCGATGAACCGCGGCGGCCTGGCCGGCACGGTCTTCGAGATCGACGACCGCTTCACCGGCTACGACGCCGGTGGCCTCGACGCCATGGGCTTCGAGATGGGCAAGATGCTGCTGCGCATCGACCCCGGCGATCCGGCGACGGCGCCGACGCTGCAGGCCTGCGGGCACGCCATCGACGACCTCGCCGAGCGCCGGAAGATCGCGCTGGTCGAGCCGTTCATCTCCTACCGCGACGACGACGGCCGGCTGCGCAACGACCTCTCCACCGAGGCGGTCGTCCGGTCGGTGGCGGTCGCGGCCGGGCTCGGCAACACGTCGGCCTACACCTGGCTGAAGCTGCCCGTCGTCGACGACGACCCGGCCGGCATGGAGCGGGTGCTGGCGGCGTCGACGCTGCCGGCGGTGCTGCTCGGCGGCGAGGTCCCGGACGACCCGGACGCCGCGTTCCGGCAGTGGGAGAAGGTGCTGCGGCTGCCGACGGCGCTCGGCCTGGTGGTCGGGCGGTCGCTGCTGTACCCGCCGGACGGCGACGTGGAGGCGGCGGTCGACACGGCGGTGAGCCTGCTATGAGCTGGTACCACCCGGCCGGGACCGCCGCGCGCGGCCCCTACGCCGTCGAGCTGAGCCCGTCGACCGTCGAGGGCTGGCGGTGGACGTCGCTGCGGGTGCTCGAGCTGGGCCCGGGGGAGTCGCACACGTTCGAGACCGGCGCCGAGGAGCTGTTCGTGCTGCCGCTCAGCGGCGGCGGCACCGTCGACGCCGACGGGCAGCGGTTCGAGCTGACCGGCCGTCCCGACGTGTTCAGCGGCCCGTCCGACACCGTCTACGTGCCGCGGGACGCGACGGTGACCGTCACCGCCGCCGCCCGGGCCCGGTTCGCGCTGCCGGCCGCGCCCTGCACGAACCGGCTGGCCGCCCGCTACCTGCCCGCGAGCGACGTCGCCGTCGAGATCCGCGGCGCCGGCAGCTCCACCCGTCAGGTGCACAACTTCGGCTCGGCCGGCACGTTCGACGCGGACCGGCTGATCGCCGTCGAGGTCGTGACGCCGGCCGGCAACTGGTCGTCGTACCCGCCGCACAAGCACGACGAGGACCTCCCCGGCGTCGAGTCGGAGCTGGAGGAGATCTACTACTTCGAGGTCAGTGACCCGGCCGGGTTCGGCTACCACCGCGTCTACGGCACCGACGACCGGCCGATCGACGTGCTGGCCGAGGTGCGCTCCGGCGATGTCGTGCTGGTGCCGCACGGCTGGCACGGCCCGTCCGTCGCCGCGCCCGGGTACCACCTGTACTACCTGAACGTCATGGCCGGTCCGGGCGCCACCCGCGAGTGGCTGATCAGCGACGACCCGGCGCACGCCTGGGTCCGCGACGAGTGGGCGGCGCAGGCGCCCGACCCGCGTCTGCCCATGGGGAGGGAGCAGCGATGAGGCTGACGGTCGCGCAGGCCACGGTCCGGTTCCTGGCCGCGCAGTTCACCGAGCGCGACGGCGCCGAGCACCGGCTGATCGAGGGCTGCTTCGGCATCTTCGGGCACGGCAACGTGGCCGGCCTCGGCCAGGCGCTGCTGGAGGCCGAGCTGGCCGACCCCGGCGCGCTGCCGTACCACCAGGCCCGCAACGAGCAGGGCATGGTGCACGCGGCGGTCGGCTACGCCCGCATGCGCAACCGGCTGTCGACGCTGGCCTGCACGTCGTCGATCGGCCCGGGTGCGACGAACATGGTCACCGGCGCCGCGCTGGCGACGATCAACCGGCTGCCGGTGCTGCTGCTGCCCGGCGACGTGTTCGCCACGCGGGTCGCCGACCCCGTCCTGCAGCAGCTGGAGCAGCCGCACGCGCCGGACGTCACCGTCAACGACACGTTCCGGCCGGTGTCGCGCTACTTCGACCGCGTCTGGCGGCCCGAGCAGCTGCCGTCGGCGCTCCTCGGCGCCATGCGGGTGCTCACCGACCCGGCCGAGACCGGCGCCGTCACGGTGGCGATGCCGCAGGACGTGCAGGCCGAGGCGTTCGACTGGCCGGCCGAGCTGTTCGCGAAGCGGGTCTGGCACGTGCCGCGGGCCGTCCCGGAGCCGGCCGCGCTGGCCCGCGCCGCCGCGCTGGTGCGCGGGGCGAAGCGGCCGCTGATCGTCGCCGGCGGCGGCGTCATCTACAGCGAGGCGACCGACGCGCTGCGGGCGTTCGCCGAGGCCACCGGCATCCCCGTGGCCGAGACGCAGGCCGGCAAGGGCAGCCTGCCGTACGACCACCCGCTCGCGCTCGGCGCCGTCGGCGCCACCGGCACGCCCGGCGCCAACCGGTTCGCCCGCGAGGCCGACGTCGTCATCGGCATCGGCACCCGCTACAGCGACTTCACGACCGCGTCGCGGACGGCGTTCCAGGACCCCGGCGTGCGGTTCGTCAACGTCAACGTCACCGGGTTCGACGGCGCCAAGCACGCCGGACTGCCGCTGGTGGCCGACGCCCGGGCCGCGCTCGAGGCGTTGACGTCCGAGCTGGCCGGCTGGTCGGTCGCGGCCGCCCACCGCGAGGCCGCGGCCGCCGCGAACCGCGAGTGGGACGCCGTCGTCACCGCCGCCTACGGCGCCGGCCACCGGCCGCTGCCCGCGCAGACCGAGGTCGTCGGCGCCGTCAACGAGGTCAGCGGGCCGCGCGACGTCGTCGTCAACGCGGCCGGCTCGATGCCCGGCGAGCTGCACAAGCTGTGGCGCACCCGCGACCCGAAGGGCTACCACGTCGAGTACGGCTTCTCGACCATGGGCTACGAGATCGCCGCGGGCGTCGGCGTGCGCATGGCGGCGCCGGACCGCGACGTGTTCGTCATGGTCGGCGACGGCTCCTACCTGATGATGGCGCAGGAGCTGGTGACCGCCGTCCAGGAGCGCATCAAGGTCGTCGTCGTGCTGGTGCAGAACCACGGGTTCGCGTCCATCGGCTCGCTGTCCGAGTCGCTCGGGTCGCAGCGGTTCGGCACCGCCTACCGGTACCGGTCCGGCGAGAGCGGCCGGCTCGACGGCGGCGTGCTGCCGGTCGACCTCGCCGCCAACGCGGCCAGCCTGGGTGTCACCGTCGTCCGGGTCGCGACGGTGGACGAGCTGCGCGCGGCGCTGCGCGACGCGAAGGCCGCACCGGCCGACGGCGGCCCGATCCTGATCCACGTCGAGACCGACCCGCTGGCTGGCGCGCCGGACAGCGACTCCTGGTGGGACGTCCCCGTCAGCGAGACGGCGGCCCTGGACACCACCCGCGCGGCGCGCGCGGCGTACGAGCGGCAGAAGAAGGCGCAACGCCCCCTGGTGGGACGGCAGACGGAGGAGAACGACGCATGAGGACCATCGAGCACTGGATCGACGGAGCCACGACGCGGGCCGGGTCGACCCGCACCGCGCCGGTGTGGAACCCGGCCACCGGGCAGCAGCAGGCCGAGGTGCTGCTCGCCGAGCCGTCCGACGTCGATCTGGCGGTCGCCGCCGCGGCGAAGGCGTTCGAGAGCTGGTCGCAGACGTCGCTCACCAGGCGCACCAAGGTGCTGTTCGCGTTCCGCGAGCTGGTGACCCGGCACGCGCGGGAGTTGGCCGAGATCATCGCCGACGAGCACGGCAAGGTCGTTTCCGACGCGCTCGGCGAGGTGCAGCGCGGCATCGAGGTCATCGAGTTCGCCTGCGGCATCCCGCACCTGCTCAAGGGCGAGTACTCCGACCAGGTCTCCACCGGCGTCGACGTGTACGGCTTCCGCGAGCCGCTCGGCGTGGTCGCCGGCATCACCCCGTTCAACTTCCCGGTCATGGTGCCGATGTGGATGCACCCGGTCGCCATCGCCTGCGGCAACGCGTTCGTGCTCAAGCCGAGCGAGCGGGACCCGTCGGCGTCGCAGCTGGTGGCCCGGCTGTGGGCCGAGGCGGGGCTGCCGGACGGCGTCTTCAGCGTCGTCAACGGCGACAAGTCCGCCGTCGACGCGCTGCTGGACCACCCCGACGTCGCCGCCGTCTCGTTCGTCGGCTCGACCCCGATCGCCAAGTACATCCATCAGCGGGCCAGCGCCAACGGCAAGCGCGTGCAGGCCCTCGGCGGCGCCAAGAACCACGCCGTCGTGCTGCCCGACGCCGACCTCGACTTCGCCTCGGACCACCTGATCGCGGCGGCGATGGGCTCGGCGGGGGAGCGGTGCATGGCCATCTCGGCGGCGGTCGCGGTGGGCGCCGGCGCGGACCGGCTGGTCGAGGCGGTGGCGGCCAAGGCGGCCGCCGTCCGCGTCGGGCCCGGCCGCGACGAGGCCAGCGAGATGGGCCCGGTCGTCACGGCCGCCGCGCGCGACCGGATCACCGGCTACATCGACGGCGGCGAGCGGCAGGGCGCCGAGGTCACCGTCGACGGGCGCGGGCTGGTCGTGCCCGGCCACGAGGACGGCTTCTTCGTCGGCCCCACCGTCCTCGACCACGTCACCCCGTCGATGGACGTCTACCGCGACGAGATCTTCGGCCCGGTGCTGTCCGTCGTCCGGGCCGACGACGTCGACGCGGCGATCGCGCTGATCAACGCGAACCCGTACGGCAACGGCACCGCCATCTTCACCGGCTCCGGCGAGGCGGCGCGGCGGTTCCAGCGGGGCGTCAAGGTCGGCATGATCGGCATCAACGTGCCGATCCCGGTCCCGATGGCCTACTACTCCTTCGGCGGCTGGAAGGACTCGCTGTTCGGCCAGTCGCACGTCCACGGCCCGGAGGGGATCGCCTTCTACACCCGCGCCAAGGTCGTGACGTCGCGCTGGCCGCGGGTCGACCACGCCGTCGCCGCCAGCTACTCCTTCCCGACGACGACCTGACGGAGCCCAGCAGTCGGCAGCGACGTGGAAGCATGCTGTCGCCACCGCGACGACGTGGAAGCTCGTTGCGCCGGGCTGGGACCACCTGACGGCGGCGGCCCGGCACGCCGGCCCGGGGGCGGGCGTGCCGGGGTCGTGCCTCAGCTCAGGGTGACCGCCCCGAACGTGGCCGTCGTGTAGCGGGCGTTGGCGGTGTTCTCCTGGTGGCCGTCGACGGCGAGGCCGAGGAAGGCGGACGGCGGCAGCGCGACGTCCGCGGCGCCGACCTCGTGCCACGTCACGCCATCGGGGGAGACGGCGCCGGTGACGGTGCCGCCGCGGCGGGTGAGGCGGACCCAGTACGGGGTGTCGATCGGCACCTCCTCGGGGACGGCCGGGTACTGGGTGACGACGGCCTCGGCGCCGCGCGCGGACCGGACCGAGAACCGCGACACCTTGCCGCTGCCCAGGTAGGTCAGCTCCATCATTGCGAACGGGGCCGACGGCGCGAGGTCGGCGCGGACCATCACCGCGGCGGCCACCTCCGGGTACACCTTGCTGATCGCGTCGATCCTGGCGACGATCTCGCAGTCGCCGTCACGGCGCTGGAACGCGAACCGGAAGCTGTCCGCCGTCGCGCCGATGGCGCCCGACCCCTTCACCGTCACCGCGTCGCCGGACACCGACGTGGCGCCGCGCACCGGCACCGAGCCGACGTCGGCGCCGACCCAGGGCGCGGTGCGGGTGATCCGGTTGACGTGCACCGGGGTGGACGTGGTCGAGGTGGCGTTGCCGTCGGTGTCGACGGCGCGGGCGGTGACGAAGTAGCTGCCGTCGGCGACACCGGCCCACTCGACGCGGTACGGGGCGTGCGTGGCGGTGCCGATCAGCTCGTCGCCGGCGTAGAACTCGACGCGGTCGATGGCGGCGCCGTGGCCGGTCGCGGACGCGTTCAGCACCACCCGGCCGGTCGCGCGCGCGGCCGCCACCAGCGCGTTCGTTCCCGGCTGCAGCAGCGTGACGGACGGGTTCGCCGACGCCGGGCCGCCGATGGAGTTCAGGTAGCGCTCCAGGTTCGTGTAGCCGTCGGCGCCGACGGTGTTGCGGTCGGCCGGGTCGTTCGGGTTCAGCCCGTTGGCCACCTCCCACGCGTCCGGGATGCCGTCGTGGTCGCTGTCGGCCGGCGCCGGGACGGACGCCAGCGACGGCCAGCCGCCCACCTCGGTCTGCGAGTTGATCAGCCGCCCGGTCCGCCGCCGCACGTCCTCGACCAGCCGGGCGTCGACGGAGTCGCGGCGCGGCAGGATCGCGCCGGCCTCGTTCAGCACCCGATCGAACGCGACGGTCGCCGCCTCGGCCGGCAGCGGCTGCGGGAACGGCACCGGCGAGGTGCGCAGCGTGATCGGCACGTCGCCGTCGATGCCGAGCGTGTTGTCGGCGGTCACCTCGGGCGAGCCGTCCATGTGGTTGTCCGCCACGTACCAGGTGCCCGGCCCGCCGAGCGTGCTCACCGTCGGCTCGACGATGCGGTCGCGCACCTCGGCCAGCGTGTCCGGCCCGGGCCGGTAGTAGTTGCCGATCATGTTGATGCCGGCGGAGTCCTCGCCGCCGTACGCGGAGTTGAAGCCCCAGTTGTAGATGACGTTGTTCTGGTGGTCGACGGTCAGCGCGTAGTCCGGCCCGGTGGCGTTGACCGGCGCGAACCGCGGGTTGCGGCTGGAGTTGTGGATGATCAGGTTGTGGTGGAACGACACGTTCTCGCCGCCCCAGATGCCGCCGTAGCCGTGCCGCCCCTCGGGGTTCACCGACATCGTCAGGCTCTCGCCGACGATGCACCACTGCACCGACACCCGGGTGTTCTCGTACGGCGACAGCGCCTCGTCCGTGCTCCACGTCAGCGAGCAGTGGTCCAGCACGACGTCGGCGGTGCGGCGGAACCACATCGCGTCCTCGGTGATCCCGGCGATGTCGCCCATGCGGCAGCGCAGGTACCGGACGACGACGTTCTGCCCGGCGATGCGGGTGGGGTAGCCGGCGATGCAGATGCCGTCGCCGGGCGCGGTCTGGCCGGCGACGGTGAGGTTCGAGCCGGTCATGTCCAGGCGCGAGTTGAGGTAGATGGTGCCGGAGACGCGGAAGACGACGGTGCGGTTGCTGCCCCGCACGCCCTCGCGCAGCGATCCCGGCCCGGAGTCGTTGAGATTGGTCACCTCGTAGACGTCGCCGCCGCGCCCGCCGGTCGTGTACATGCCGCAGCCCAGCGCGCCGGGGAACGCGGGGACCAGGGCGTCGGCGGTGCCGCGGCGGACGGCGGCGAACGCGGGTGAGCCGGCGACGAAAGCGCCGACGCCGGCGAGCGCGCCGGCCGCGGTGAAGGCGCGGCGGGTGAGGGTGTGGTTCTCCGTGCGGTCGGGGCGGGCATCCGGAAGGGAGCTCATCGATCCTCCAAGACCTGGGAGCGAGGTGGGTGCGGACGATACTGCAAGCGGTTGTGCATTTGTGTCAATACTTGCAGTAGGGTTGCAGCGACGTCGTCCAGCGATGCCCACAGGAGGGTCTCTGTGTCCGAACCGATCACCCAGTTCCAGGCCGGCGAGCTCGCGGTCGAGGTGCACCCCGGCACCGCCGAGATGGGCCAGGCGGCAGCGGAGCGCGCGGCCGCCGTCATCCGCGACGCCGTCGCCCGGACCGGCCGCGCCCGCGCCGTCTTCGCCACCGGCAACTCGCAGTTCGCGTTCGTCCAGGCGCTACGGTCGCAGGACGTCCCGTGGGACCGCGTGACCGCGTTCCACCTGGACGAATACGTCGGCATCGACGCCGATCACCCGGCCAGCTTCCGGCGCTGGATCCGCGAGCGCATCGAAGAGCCGTTCCAGCCCGAGAAGGTGCACTACATCGACGGCGACGCGCCCGACGCCGAGGCCGAGTGCCGGCGCTACGAGGACCTGCTGCGGGAGGCCCCGCTGGACCTCATCTGCATGGGCATCGGCGAGAACGGCCACATCGCGTTCAACGAGCCGAACGAGGCCGACTTCGCCGACCAGCGGCTGGCCCGGGTCATCACGCTGACGCCGGAGTCGCGCGCGCAGCAGGTCGGGGAGGGGCACTTCCCTGACGACGCCGCCGTGCCGGCCACCGCGATCTCGCTCACCGTGCCGGCGCTGCTGTCGGGCGCACAGGTGCTGGTCTGCACGCCGGACCAGCGCAAGGCGGCGGCGGTGGCGGCCGCGCTGCGCGACGAGATCAGCCCGGCCTGCCCCGCCACCATCCTGCGGACGGCCGGGCACGCGACACTGTTCCTCGACCCCGAGTCGGCCGGGCAGCTGGAGGTCCCGGTCGGCTGAGCACGATCCAAACGGTTGCTGAAAGGTGGCAGCGATGCTGGCGCTGACGCGCGCGACGGTGGTGAGCGACGGCCGGGTCGAACCGGACCGGACGGTGCTGGTCGACGGCGGCCGCATCGGCGCCGTCGGCGCCGGCCCCGTGCCGCCGGACGCCCAGGTCGTCGACGTCGGCGGCCGGGTCGTCACGCCGGGGCTGATCGACCTGCACGTGCACGGCGCCGCCGGCCACGCCTTCGATGACGCCGACGAGGCCGGGGTGACGGCGGTGCTGCGCCACCTCGCCGCGGCCGGCGTCACCAGCGTCCAGCTGAGCCTGGTGTCGGCGCCGGTGGACGTGCTGGCGGCGCGCATCGCGGCGCTGTCCGGCCTCGTCGCCGCAACGCCCGCCGACGCTGCCCGGGTGCTCGGCGTCCACCTGGAGGGCCCGTTCCTGGCGGCCGCCCAGTGCGGTGCGCACGATCCCGCCGTCCTGGTGCCGCCGAGCCCGCGCGACGTGGACGTGCTGCTGGAGCAGGCCGCGACGCTGCGGATGATCACGCTCGCGCCGGAGCTGCCCGGCGCCGTCGACGCCACGCGCCGGCTGGCCGCCGCGGGCGTCGTCGTCGCGGCCGGGCACAGCGACGCGACCGCGCGCCAGCTCGCCGAGGCGGCCGGCGCCGGGCTGACGCACGTCACCCACCTGTGGAGCGGCCAGTCCACCACCCGCCGCGAGGGGCCCTGGCGGATCCCCGGCCTGCTCGAGGGCGCGCTGGCCGCGGCGGACCTCACCGCGGAGGTCATCGCCGACGGCCGGCACCTCCCGCCCGAGCTGCTGGAGATCGCCCGGCGCTGCACCGGCGACCGCCTCGTCGTGGTCTCCGACGGCACCCCGGGCACCGGCATGCCCGCCGGGCACCGCTACCGGCTGGCCACCGTCGAGTGCGTCGTCGGCGACGGCGTCGGCATGGTGGCCGGCGCCGACGCGTTCGGCGGCAGCACCAGCACGCTGCCCGGCATGCTCGCCCACCTGCACGACGACCTCGGCTGGCCGCTCGCCGAGGTGGTCGAGCTGGCCACCGGCCGGCCCGCCGCCGTCGCCGGGCTGTCCGCGCGCCGCGGCGCCGTCGCCGCCGGCATGGACGCGGACCTGGCGATCTTCGACCCCGGCTTCCGGCCCTGGGCCACCGTGCTGCGTGGCCGCTGGCTGCCGGCATCACCATCTGGAGGACCCCTGTGACACCCGAACCCACCCGGCTGGTGCGGCTGCGCGCCGACGACTCCGTGGCGGTGACGCTCGACCCGCTGCCCGCGGGCACGCCGGTGCCCGGCACCGGGCTGGTCAGCCGCCAGCTCGTCCCGGCCGGCCACAAGGTCGCGCTGAGCGCCGTCGGCGCCGGGGCGCCGGTGCTCAAGTATGGCCAGGTCATCGGGCACGCGACCACGTCGATCGAACCCGGCGACCACGTGCACCTGCACAACCTCGGCTACCACGACACCGTCGACCAGGACGTCACGATCGGCGGCGGCGTCGTGCCCGAGCCGGTGCCCGCCGCGACCTTCCAGGGCATCGTCCGCGCCGACGGCCGGGTCGCCACCCGCAACTACGTCGGCATCATCACGTCGGTGAACTGCTCGGCCACCGTCGCCAAGCTGATCGCCGACCAGGTGCGGATGTCCGGACGGCTCGCGGCGCACCCGAGTGTCGACGGCATCGTCGCGATCACGCACGGCAGCGGCTGCGGCCTGGCGTCCGACGGCGAGGGCCTGGACCTGCTCAAGCGGACGCTGTCCGGCTACGCCGACCACCCGAACTTCGGTGCGCTGATCGTGCTCGGGCTGGGCTGCGAGGTGAACCAGATCGCCGAGCTGGACCTGCCCGAGCACACCCCGGTCGTCGGCATGACGATCCAGGAGGCCGGCGGCACCGCGGCCGCCGTCCGGGCCGGGGTGCAGGCCGTCGCCGACGTGCTGGATCGGCTGGACGTCCAGCGGCAGCCGGTGCCGGTGTCCGAGCTGGTGCTGGGCCTGAAGTGCGGCGGCTCCGACGGCTACTCCGGCATCACCGCGAACCCGGCGCTGGGCGTCGCCGCCGACCTGCTGATCGCGCAGGGCGGCACCGCCGTGCTGTGCGAGACGCCGGAGATCTACGGCGCCGAGCACCTGCTGGCCGCCCGGGCGGAGTCGCGCGAGGTGGCCGACGCGCTGCTGGCGCGCATCGCCTGGTGGCGCGAGTACACCGCCAAGCACGGTGGCAGCCTGGACAACAACCCGTCGCCGGGGAACAAGGAGGGCGGCATCACCACGATCCTGGAGAAGTCGCTCGGCGCGGTCGCGAAATCCGGCTCGACGCCCCTGCGCGCGGTGCGCCGGTTCGCCGAGCGCATCGACAGCCGCGGCCTGGTGTTCATGGACACCCCCGGCTACGACCCGGTCTCCGTCACCGGCATGGTGGCCGGCGGCGCGAACGTCGTCTGCTTCACCACCGGCCGCGGCTCGGTGTACGGCTGCAAGCCGGTGCCCAGCCTCAAGCTGGCCACCAACACCGCCGTCTACCAGCGCATGACCGAGGACATGGACCTCAACTGCGGCGTCGTCGCCGACGGTGGGATGAGCCTGGACGAGCTGGGCCGGCGCATCTTCGACGTCGTCGTCGCCACCGCGTCCGGACAGCAGACCGCCAGCGAGGCGCTCGGCTTCGGCGACGAGGAGTTCGCCCCGTGGCAGCTCGGCGCGGTGATGTGACGGTGCCGCAGCTGTCCCGGACGGCGCCCGCGCCTGCGCCAGGTGTCGTCCACCTCGGGGTCGGCGCGTTCCACCGCGCGCACCAGGCCGTCTACACCGACCGCGCGATGGCCGCGACCGGCGACCCGCGGTGGGGCATCGCCGAGGTGGCGCCGCGTTCGGCGGACGTCGTGGCGGCGCTGCGCCGGCAGGACGGGCTGTTCACGGTGCTGGAGCGGTCCGGCGACCGGGTGACGGCGGACGTCGTCGGCTCCGTGGCCGAGGCGTGGCACGCGCCGTCCGACTGGGCCGCGGTGGCCGCCCGGTTCGCCGACCCCGCGGTCACCGTCGTCACGCTGACCATCACCGAGAAGGGCTACCTGGCCGACCCCGTCACCGGCGCGCTGCTCGACGACGACGCCGTGCGCGCCGACGTCGCGGCGGTCGCGGCGGGGGAGCGGCCGCGGACCGGGCTCGGGCTGCTGGTCGCCGGGCTGCGCGGGCGCGTGGCGGCCGGCGCGGGTCCGGTGACGGTCTTGTCCTGCGACAACCTGGTCGGCAACGGCGCGCGGCTGGCCCGGCTGGTGGGGGAGTTCGCCGACCGGCTGCCGGGTTCGTCAGGCCGCGAGCTCGCGGCGTCGGCCCGGTTCCCGTCGTCGATGGTCGACCGCATCGTCCCCGCCACCACACCCGCCGACCGTGCCGACGCGGCCCGGCTGACCGGGTTCGCCGACGACGCGGTGGTGGCGGCCGAGCCGTTCACCCAGTGGGTCATCGAGGACGACTTCGCCGGCGAGCGACCCCCGTGGGACCTGGCCGGCGCGGAGCTGGTCGCCGACGTCGGGCCGCACGAGACGGCCAAGCTGCGGGTGCTGAACGCC
This Jiangella alba DNA region includes the following protein-coding sequences:
- a CDS encoding UxaA family hydrolase; this translates as MTPEPTRLVRLRADDSVAVTLDPLPAGTPVPGTGLVSRQLVPAGHKVALSAVGAGAPVLKYGQVIGHATTSIEPGDHVHLHNLGYHDTVDQDVTIGGGVVPEPVPAATFQGIVRADGRVATRNYVGIITSVNCSATVAKLIADQVRMSGRLAAHPSVDGIVAITHGSGCGLASDGEGLDLLKRTLSGYADHPNFGALIVLGLGCEVNQIAELDLPEHTPVVGMTIQEAGGTAAAVRAGVQAVADVLDRLDVQRQPVPVSELVLGLKCGGSDGYSGITANPALGVAADLLIAQGGTAVLCETPEIYGAEHLLAARAESREVADALLARIAWWREYTAKHGGSLDNNPSPGNKEGGITTILEKSLGAVAKSGSTPLRAVRRFAERIDSRGLVFMDTPGYDPVSVTGMVAGGANVVCFTTGRGSVYGCKPVPSLKLATNTAVYQRMTEDMDLNCGVVADGGMSLDELGRRIFDVVVATASGQQTASEALGFGDEEFAPWQLGAVM
- a CDS encoding mannitol dehydrogenase family protein, with product MAARRGDVTVPQLSRTAPAPAPGVVHLGVGAFHRAHQAVYTDRAMAATGDPRWGIAEVAPRSADVVAALRRQDGLFTVLERSGDRVTADVVGSVAEAWHAPSDWAAVAARFADPAVTVVTLTITEKGYLADPVTGALLDDDAVRADVAAVAAGERPRTGLGLLVAGLRGRVAAGAGPVTVLSCDNLVGNGARLARLVGEFADRLPGSSGRELAASARFPSSMVDRIVPATTPADRADAARLTGFADDAVVAAEPFTQWVIEDDFAGERPPWDLAGAELVADVGPHETAKLRVLNAAHSMIAYLGALAGHETIAAAVADPAIRPAVEALHRDVLATIDAPPGWDLPDYAASVLQRFANPALGHRCDQVAADGSQKLPVRVLPTILAARAAGRPSGAATLVVAAWLRFILAGRSDDGRPLTVTDPARDALRAVLPSDVARVLRTAAVVPDELAADDAWVADVARYLDELARHGAAATAAALA